From the genome of Apodemus sylvaticus chromosome 3, mApoSyl1.1, whole genome shotgun sequence, one region includes:
- the LOC127679948 gene encoding interferon alpha-12 produces the protein MARLCAFLVILAVISYWSTCSLGCDLPQTHNLRSKRALTLLAQMRTLSPLSCLRDRKDFGFPREKVDAQQMQKAQAIPVLSELTQQVLTLFTSKDSSAAWDAALLDSFCNDLHQQFNDLQACLMQQVGVQEPPLTQEDSLLAVRKYFHRITVYLREKKHSPCAWEVVRAEVWRALSSSVKLLTRLSEEE, from the coding sequence ATGGCTAGGCTCTGTGCTTTCCTGGTCATCCTGGCAGTGATAAGTTACTGGTCAACCTGCTCTCTGGGATGTGACCTGCCTCAGACTCATAACCTGAGGAGCAAGAGAGCCTTGACACTCCTGGCACAAATGAGGacactctcccctctctcctgcctGAGGGACAGGAAGGATTTTGGATTCCCCCGGGAGAAGGTGGATGCCCAGCAGATGCAGAAGGCTCAAGCCATCCCTGTCCTGAGTGAGCTGACCCAGCAGGTCCTGACCCTCTTCACATCAAAGGACTCATCTGCGGCCTGGGATGCAGCCCTCCTAGACTCATTCTGCAATGACCTCCACCAGCAGTTCAATGACCTGCAAGCCTGTCTGATGCAGCAGGTGGGAGTACAGGAACCTCCCCTGACCCAGGAAGACTCCCTGCTGGCCGTGAGGAAATACTTCCACAGGATCACTGTGTacctgagagagaagaaacacagcCCCTGTGCCTGGGAGGTGGTCAGAGCGGAAGTCTGGAGAGCCCTGTCTTCCTCAGTCAAGTTGCTGACAAGACTGAGTGAGGAGGAGTGA